The sequence GCAACTGGCGGTGCGCCGATAGCGCGCGCGGACGATTCCGCTACGTCATCCACCCGGACAAACAAGCCAACGTAACCGCATGGTCGAAAAGGCTTCCATAGGAGATTTCGCATGACTCGACCCGCAGCGCCGACCCGGCGCCGCTTCCTGCTTGCCGCGCTGACAGGTTCTACCGCGCTTGGCATCACCGTGTCGCTGGCGGCCTGCGCGACGCCCATCTTTCCGTTCATTCCGTCGCACTACACGTTCTCCCAGCAGCAGGTGCAGGACGCGGTGCAGCGCAAATTCCCCTATCAGCGCACGGTTTCGCAGGTGTTCGAGGTCGCGCTGACCAATCCGGTGGTCGGCTTCCTGCCGGACGCGAACCGCGTCTCGGTGAAGCTCGATGCGCGGCTCGTGAGCCCGTTTATGCCGCAACCGGTCGACGGCGTCTTTACGCTGTCGAGCGAACTGGCCTATGACGCCGCCAGCAAATCGGTCGTGCTGAAGTCGCCGAATGTCGACAACGTCAGCGTGAGCGGCCAGGCGCAGGCCTACACGCAGCAGATCAACGCCGCGGCGGCCGTGCTTGCCACGCAGTTGCTGACCAACTATCCGATCTACACCTTCAAGCCCGAACAATTGCAATTTGCCGGCGTGAATTACGAACCCGGTACAATCACAATCCTTACAAACGGCATACGCGTCCAGATCGTCGAGAAATGACGCTGCGCGCGGCCGGCAGGGCCGCGCGCGCACCGTGCTGACCCTGTTCATATCGACTATCTACAGCGATGAGGGTCACGGATGGACTGGCTAATGGCTTGCAAGGCGCTGATTCTGGGCGTCGTCGAAGGGTTGACGGAATTTTTGCCGGTGTCGAGCACCGGTCATTTGATCGTCGCGGGCAGCCTGCTCAATTTCACGGATGACCACGCGAAAACCTTCGATGTCGTGATCCAGCTCGGCGCGATTCTGGCCGTGTGTTGGGAGTTTCGCCGTCGCATCGGCAGCGTGGTGGTTGGCTTGCCCAGCCGGCCCGACGCAAGGCGTTTTACGCTGAATGTGATCATCGCGACGATTCCGGCTGTCGTGCTCGGCTTGCTGTTCGAAAAGGCCATCAAGGCGGCCCTGTTTTCGCCGGTGCCGGTCGCGTTCGCGCTGGTGGTGGGCGGGGTGGTGATCCTGTGGGCGGAAGCGCGTCAGCGCGCACGAGGTGACGCGGCGGCGCGCGTTCAGCACGTTGATGATTTGAGCCCGCTGGACGCGTTGAAAGTCGGCCTTGCTCAATGTTTCGCGCTGATACCGGGCATGTCGCGCTCGGGTTCGACGATCATCGGCGGGATGCTGTTTGGCCTCGAACGGCGTGTGGCCACCGAGTTTTCTTTCTTCCTCGCGATTCCGATCATCTTCGGCGCGACGGCTTACGAGCTCTATAAAGATTGGCATCTGCTGTCTGTCGACGCGCTTGGCAGTTTCGCGCTCGGCTTTGTGGCCGCCTTCATCAGCGCCTTCGCCTGCGTGCGCTGGCTGCTGCGCTATATCTCCGCGCACGATTTCACGGTGTTCGCGTGGTACCGGATCGGCTTCGGTCTGTTGATCCTGCTGGTGGGCTATAGCGGCGCATTGAGCTGGGCGGACTGAGTCTCCGCTTGTCGCTCGGCTCATGAAAAAAGGTCCGCGTTTGTTTGCGGACCTTTTTCTTATGGCGAGCGAGTTGTTGCGTGCAGTTTTACGCCGCGGTGCGCTTCCTGAACACCAGATCCCACACCCCATGCCCGAGCCGCAGCCCACGGCGCTCGAACTTCGTCACCGGACGATAGTCGGGACGCGGCGCGTAGTCGTCGGCGGTATTGTCCAGCGCGGGATCGGCGCCTAGCACTTCGAGCATCTGCTCGGCGTAGTTTTGCCAGTCGGTCGCGCAATGCAGAT comes from Burkholderia sp. GAS332 and encodes:
- a CDS encoding Undecaprenyl-diphosphatase yields the protein MDWLMACKALILGVVEGLTEFLPVSSTGHLIVAGSLLNFTDDHAKTFDVVIQLGAILAVCWEFRRRIGSVVVGLPSRPDARRFTLNVIIATIPAVVLGLLFEKAIKAALFSPVPVAFALVVGGVVILWAEARQRARGDAAARVQHVDDLSPLDALKVGLAQCFALIPGMSRSGSTIIGGMLFGLERRVATEFSFFLAIPIIFGATAYELYKDWHLLSVDALGSFALGFVAAFISAFACVRWLLRYISAHDFTVFAWYRIGFGLLILLVGYSGALSWAD